The Phragmites australis chromosome 15, lpPhrAust1.1, whole genome shotgun sequence genome window below encodes:
- the LOC133892975 gene encoding uncharacterized protein LOC133892975 has product MADTVQYRLERMTDELDDLERRGLFTRAELADVVRRRRDFEFRLRRHSPLRADFLDYIAYELRLDALRNLRKRAIIRAATSEDDDEQDDGDKGGKKRKNKKSNKWKKSISDVAGVLRVLDIYRMATVRFKGDLDLWFRYLEFCRDKRHGRMKQVLAQAIRYHPKVPGLWIYAAAWEFDQNLNVAAARALMQSGLRSCPESEDMWIEYLRMELTYLNKLKARKVALGEDVKTLQNNDNDADQWKEENKELFMSLNEQGEGPEESGSAGVALEEKEDLFWQQGLLIIQTIYHGALEALPSSLTLRKKFLEILNSVDLAHSDELKLEVMDDLKKDFSHSEDYWDWFARLQLSGLTNPSNSNRKDPLMNKLNKSIQVYDEAVRRLPTSKMYSLYAKFWMDVLYPDREESIALFQDAEFDASEFTSSILKVYENAESCGCLTEDLACQYVSLCLKLERLEEAKNLAEKLCNGPLSNAANLWSLRASMEINSLATATGSSSFSKENLSSLFDLFNTVLSKVPITEAEGLWHMAMKLFSHEKIYLEKLVRCAMLSLSSAGGGDCGASVSSAIIGWYLQRDGMKQARKMYKRFLALPRPSLKFFQYCIELEANLASMGDHDARANARKLYDSAIDFYPQERELWRNYYNLELKVGTSETVNAVYWRARKVLDDSTALATPGN; this is encoded by the exons ATGGCGGACACTGTGCAGTACCGCCTGGAGCGGAtgaccgacgagctcgacgacCTCGAGCGCCGGGGCCTCTTCACCCGCGCCGAGCTCGCCGAcgtcgtccgccgccgccgcgactTCGAGTTCCGCCTCCGCCGTCACTCACCGCTCCGCGCCGACTTCCTCGACTACATCGCATACGAGCTCCGCCTCGACGCGCTGCGCAACCTGCGCAAGCGCGCAATCATACGCGCCGCCACATCCGAAGACGACGACGAGCAAGACGACGGCGACAAGGGCgggaaaaagaggaaaaacaaGAAATCGAACAAGTGGAAGAAGTCCATCTCCGACGTCGCGGGGGTCCTCCGCGTGCTCGACATCTACCGGATGGCCACCGTCAGGTTCAAGGGGGACCTCGACCTCTGGTTCCGGTACCTCGAGTTCTGCCGCGACAAGCGCCACGGCAGGATGAAGCAG GTTCTGGCGCAAGCTATTCGCTACCATCCCAAGGTTCCCGGCCTTTGGATCTATGCAGCAGCATGGGAATTTGATCAGAACCTGAATGTTGCTGCAGCACGTGCACTTATGCAGAGTGGTCTCAGATCTTGTCCAGAATCAGAGGATATGTGGATTGAGTATCTTCGCATGGAGCTTACCTATCTTAACAAGCTTAAGGCACGAAAGGTAGCTCTTGGGGAGGATGTGAAGACGCTGCAAAACAACGATAATGATGCAGATCAGTGGAAAGAGGAAAACAAAGAACTGTTCATGTCACTTAATGAACAAGGTGAAGGCCCTGAGGAGTCTGGCTCAGCTGGAGTTGCTCTGGAGGAGAAGGAAGACCTGTTTTGGCAGCAAGGATTATTAATCATTCAGACCATATATCATGGTGCGCTGGAAGCTCTTCCATCAAGCTTAACCTTAAGGAAGAAATTCTTGGAGATATTAAACAGTGTTGACTTGGCGCATTCTGATGAGTTGAAGCTAGAGGTCATGGATGACTTGAAGAAAGATTTCTCTCATAGTGAGGACTACTGGGATTGGTTTGCTAGGCTTCAGCTTAGTGGATTAACTAATCCCAGTAATTCAAATAGAAAGGATCCTTTAATGAATAAGTTGAACAAATCAATTCAG GTGTATGATGAAGCTGTCAGAAGGCTGCCAACTTCCAAAATGTACTCCCTGTATGCAAAGTTTTGGATGGATGTTCTATACCCCGATAGAGAAGAGTCCATTGCATTATTCCAGGATGCTGAATTTGATGCTTCAGAGTTCACTTCATCTATACTAAAAGTATATGAAAATGCTGAATCGTGTGGGTGTCTTACTGAGGATCTTGCTTGCCAATATGTATCTCTTTGCTTGAAACTTGAAAGATTGGAGGAAGCTAAGAATCTTGCAGAAAAGCTTTGCAATGGTCCTCTTTCAAATGCTGCAAATTTGTGGAGCCTGAGAGCTTCTATGGAGATAAATTCGTTGGCTACTGCCACTGGCAGCTCTTCATTCAGCAAGGAGAACTTGAGCTCTCTATTTGATCTATTTAATACTGTACTTTCGAAGGTACCCATAACTGAGGCTGAGGGATTGTGGCATATG GCCATGAAATTGTTTTCTCATGAGAAGATCTATTTAGAGAAGCTGGTGAGGTGTGCAATGCTATCATTAAGTTCGGCTGGTGGGGGTGATTGTGGCGCTTCGGTTTCTTCTGCTATCATCGGATGGTATTTGCAAAGAGATGGTATGAAGCAAGCTAGGAAGATGTATAAGAG GTTTCTGGCTTTACCCCGTCCGAGCCTCAAGTTCTTCCAGTACTGCATAGAGCTGGAAGCTAACCTTGCATCGATGGGAGACCATGACGCCCGTGCAAATGCTCGAAAGCTTTATGATTCAGCAATCGACTTCTATCCCCAGGAAAGAGAACTATGGAGAAACTACTACAACTTGGAATTGAAG GTGGGAACTTCCGAAACTGTGAACGCTGTATACTGGCGTGCTCGTAAGGTGCTCGATGACTCCACTGCCCTGGCCACTCCCGGGAACTAG
- the LOC133892543 gene encoding sugar transport protein MST3 — protein sequence MAGGAIVNTAGGKDYPGKLTLFVFLTCVVAATGGLIFGYDIGISGGVTSMDPFLKKFFPEVFRKKQLANKNNQYCKYDNQLLQTFTSSLYLAALVASFFAATVTRVLGRKWSMFGGGLTFLIGAALNGAAENVAMLIVGRILLGIGVGFANQSVPVYLSEMAPARLRGMLNIGFQLMITIGILAAELINYGANKIKAGYGWRVSLALAAVPAGIITLGSLFLPDTPNSLLERGHADEARRMLRRIRGTEDIGEEYADLVAASEEARTVRHPWRNILERRYRAQLTMAVMIPFFQQLTGINVIMFYAPVLFDTLGFKNDASLMSAVITGLVNVFATLVSVFTVDRLGRRKLFLQGGTQMIICQVIVGTLIAVKFGTSGIGEIPKGYAAVVVVFICAYVAGFAWSWGPLGWLVPSEIFPLEIRPAGQSINVSVNMLFTFVIAQAFLTMLCHFKFGLFYFFAGWVVIMTIFIALFLPETKNVPIEEMVLVWKSHWFWGKFVADDDVHVQMASSGAKAAHA from the exons ATGGCCGGCGGCGCCATCGTGAACACGGCGGGGGGCAAGGACTACCCCGGCAAGCTCACGCTCTTCGTCTTCCTCACCTGCGTCGTCGCCGCCACCGGTGGTCTCATCTTCGGATATGACATCGGTATCTCAG GCGGAGTCACGTCCATGGACCCGTTCCTGAAGAAGTTCTTCCCGGAGGTGTTCCGGAAGAAGCAGCTGGCGAACAAGAACAACCAGTACTGCAAGTACGACAACCAGCTGCTGCAGACCTTCACGTCGTCGCTCTACCTCGCCGCGCTCGTCGCCTCCTTCTTTGCCGCCACCGTCACCCGCGTCCTCGGCCGCAAGTGGTCCATGTTCGGCGGGGGGCTCACCTTCCTCATCGGCGCCGCGCTCAACGGCGCTGCCGAGAACGTCGCCATGCTCATCGTCGGCCGTATCCTCCTCGGCATCGGCGTTGGATTCGCCAATCAG TCTGTGCCGGTGTACCTGTCGGAGATGGCGCCGGCGCGCCTTCGCGGCATGCTCAACATCGGCTTCCAGCTGATGATCACGATCGGCATCCTGGCCGCGGAGCTCATCAACTACGGTGCCAACAAGATCAAGGCCGGGTACGGGTGGCGCGTCAGCCTGGCACTCGCGGCGGTGCCCGCCGGCATCATCACGCTGGGCTCCCTCTTCCTCCCCGACACGCCCAACTCGCTGCTGGAGCGCGGCCACGCCGACGAGGCCCGCCGCATGCTCCGCCGGATCCGCGGCACGGAGGACATCGGCGAGGAGTACGCGGACCTGGTGGCCGCCAGCGAGGAGGCGCGGACGGTGCGCCACCCGTGGAGGAACATCCTCGAGCGCAGGTACAGAGCGCAGCTGACCATGGCGGTGATGATCCCCTTCTTCCAGCAGCTGACGGGCATCAACGTCATCATGTTCTACGCGCCCGTGCTGTTCGACACGCTGGGGTTCAAGAACGACGCGTCGCTCATGTCCGCCGTCATCACCGGCCTCGTCAACGTCTTCGCGACCCTCGTGTCCGTCTTCACCGTCGACCGCCTCGGACGACGCAAGCTCTTCCTCCAGGGCGGCACCCAGATGATCATCTGCCAG GTCATCGTCGGGACGCTGATCGCGGTGAAGTTCGGGACGAGCGGGATCGGCGAGATCCCCAAGGGGTacgcggcggtggtggtggtgttcatCTGCGCCTACGTGGCGGGGTTCGCGTGGTCGTGGGGCCCGCTGGGGTGGCTGGTGCCGTCGGAGATCTTCCCGCTGGAGATCCGGCCGGCGGGGCAGAGCATCAACGTGTCCGTCAACATGCTCTTCACCTTCGTCATCGCGCAGGCCTTCCTCACCATGCTCTGCCACTTCAAGTTCGGCCTCTTCTACTTCTTCGCCGGCTGGGTCGTCATCATGACCATCTTCATCGCGCTCTTCCTCCCCGAGACCAAGAACGTGCCCATCGAGGAGATGGTGCTCGTCTGGAAGTCCCACTGGTTCTGGGGAAAGTTCGTCGCCGACGACGACGTGCACGTCCAGATGGCATCCAGCGGCGCCAAGGCTGCCCACGCATGA
- the LOC133892542 gene encoding uncharacterized protein LOC133892542 — MVRFFCFPSSTAQHRSKEGFPPADKTMLATSKKYSRDQTVKSTTGSASPNQMTDENNRSAVSGHCGTSPSSHQECWRSEDLNNYACSNDSKEVGHLKKSQSFGNMLLKDRDHNCSEGIVCDISDHGHKCHRSSFKVSTAVGESTKLCSTKNEDAFDASSDLISHEICEHSGDHDLDSDSHHMSYAQSKFPRSQSAVFQNNYTSDPEGSVDSEMLGSRCRSFEGLCSLIDEEVDYPSGGEMHPCKSNLDVYCAPSPDVYKTLNMQNNASVGCSDAAEEGQRSTGSTNDNFVRDGMLVGHEYWDSKYLSGDHSVDPVAPFCANSRDVYHHSGSDGGLGEATDQEREEKLWYRDNTLHQSLAVEMPDSKNISDTKDISEEVEHDRTDIDGDPNELTPRTYSIKRIEDWINQIDINDITVDEQGESSVSALAKSIEPIAGVPAVRPDAKSPLGMEIAYTYISKLTPASSSAQLANLGLVAIPRLTTFSGLRLLNLSGNSIVRVTAGALPKGLHMLSLSKNNISTIEGLRELTRLRLLDISYNRISRIGHGLASCSSLKELYLAGNKISEVDGLHRLLKIKVLDLSQNKISTSKGLGQLAANYDSLEAINLDGNPTQKNVGDEHLKKYLLGLLPNLVVYNKQPIRATGSKEVSDRHTRKISSSHRSDRGVRSDHTSSRFVAVSSSHKSQSSRHARSGYASGSLLKHSRGRNMPMPLLGSRPAEYVAAVDVAKQGQIEGKVQ, encoded by the exons ATGGTTAGGTTCTTTTGCTTCCCATCCTCTACTGCACAACACAGATCAAAG GAGGGCTTTCCGCCAGCAGATAAAACCATGCTTGCCACTTCAAAGAAGTATTCTCGGGATCAAACTGTGAAGTCCACAACTGGATCAGCGAGTCCAAACCAGATGACAGATGAAAATAATCGTTCAGCTGTTAGTGGGCATTGTGGCACTAGCCCATCATCTCATCAAGAATGCTGGAGGTCAGAAGATTTGAATAATTATGCATGCTCTAATGACAGCAAGGAGGTTGGGCACCTAAAGAAGAGCCAGTCTTTTGGAAACATGCTTCTAAAGGATCGTGATCATAATTGTAGTGAAGGTATTGTGTGTGATATTAGTGACCATGGTCATAAATGCCACCGCTCAAGTTTCAAGGTCAGTACAGCTGTCGGAGAATCTACTAAGTTGTGCAGCACGAAAAACGAAGATGCTTTTGATGCCTCATCTGACCTGATCAGCCATGAAATTTGTGAACATTCAGGTGATCATGACCTTGACTCTGATAGCCATCACATGTCTTATGCCCAAAGCAAATTTCCAAGATCACAATCTGCTGTATTTCAGAATAATTACACTAGTGATCCAGAAGGTTCTGTTGATTCTGAGATGCTAGGGTCTCGGTGCAGATCTTTTGAGGGTTTATGTTCCCTGATTGATGAGGAGGTTGACTACCCGAGTGGTGGCGAAATGCATCCCTGTAAATCAAATTTGGATGTGTATTGTGCACCTTCTCCAGATGTATACAAGACATTAAACATGCAGAACAATGCTTCAGTTGGTTGCTCTGATGCTGCTGAAGAGGGTCAACGATCCACTGGAAGCACAAACGACAATTTTGTCAGGGATGGGATGCTAGTAGGTCATGAATACTGGGATAGCAAATACCTTAGCGGCGACCACTCTGTTGATCCAGTTGCCCCTTTTTGTGCCAATTCGCGAGATGTTTATCACCATTCTGGCAGTGATGGTGGCCTCGGTGAAGCTACGGatcaagagagagaagagaagctGTGGTACAGAGATAACACACTCCACCAATCACTTGCTGTCGAAATGCCTGACTCGAAAAACATTTCTGATACAAAGGACATCAGTGAAGAAGTTGAACACGATAGAACTGATATTGATGGGGACCCAAATGAACTTACTCCAAGAACTTACAGCATTAAAAGAATTGAGGATTGGATCAACCAAATTGATATCAATGATATCACTGTGGATGAGCAAGGAGAAAGTTCGGTTTCTGCTTTGGCAAAATCTATTGAGCCAATAGCTGGTGTTCCTGCTGTGCGGCCTGATGCTAAAAGTCCCCTTGGTATGGAGATAGCTTACACATATATTTCAAAGTTAACTCCTGCTTCATCATCGGCACAGTTGGCAAACCTTGGTTTGGTTGCAATCCCAAGACTGACCACATTCTCAGGCTTACGCCTATTAAACCTATCAGGGAACTCAATTG TACGAGTAACTGCTGGAGCTCTTCCGAAAGGTCTTCACATGTTAAGCCTGTCGAAGAATAACATCTCAACAATTGAAGGGCTTAGAGAATTGACACGTTTGCGCTTGCTGGATATCAGCTACAACAGGATATCAAGAATTGGCCATG GTTTGGCCTCCTGTTCCTCGTTGAAGGAGTTATATCTAGCTGGTAACAAGATCAGTGAGGTAGATGGTCTTCACCGCCTTCTGAAGATTAAGGTTCTGGACTTAAGCCAGAACAAGATTTCTACATCCAAGGGCCTCGGCCAGCTAGCTGCAAATTACGATTCTTTAGAAGCCATTAACCTTGATGGCAACCCCACACAGAAGAATGTAGGTGATGAGCACCTGAAGAAGTACCTGTTAGGTCTGTTGCCAAACCTTGTTGTCTACAACAAGCAGCCTATAAGAGCCACTGGCTCAAAAGAGGTCTCGGACCGTCATACCCGCAAAATTTCTTCTTCCCATCGCTCTGATCGGGGTGTTAGATCGGATCACACATCTTCCAGGTTTGTGGCTGTCTCATCTTCTCACAAATCACAGAGCTCACGGCATGCTCGTTCTGGATATGCCTCAGGCTCTTTGCTGAAGCATTCAAGGGGCCGAAACATGCCCATGCCATTGCTGGGGTCCAGACCAGCAGAATATGTGGCTGCCGTTGATGTGGCAAAGCAAGGTCAAATCGAAGGAAAGGTGCAATAG